DNA sequence from the Vicia villosa cultivar HV-30 ecotype Madison, WI linkage group LG3, Vvil1.0, whole genome shotgun sequence genome:
AAGCCGGGACGAAAATTTGGAAAGAGATGGTTGAGTTGGGGGTGGTGTCCAAGGGGGCAGAGGCAAGAGTCATCGAGAGAATTGATGTTTTGGAACATGAGGCGTCTTTGAGAAAAGAGGGTTCGAAGGAGGTAAACAAGCTGTTATCATGATTTTGGGTTCTCTAAATATTAGAGGGGGTGGGAATGCTCTTAAGAGAAGAAGAATTAGTTCTTTGGTGATCAAGAGCAAAGCGGACATTTTTTTCTTACAAGAGACAAAGTTAACAAAAATGCATGACTTCGTGGCGAAGAGTTTTTGGAATGTTAAAGGAATTGGATTTTCTTATTCTAACTCTACGGGTAGATCGGGTGGCTTAATAACTTTATGGAAGGAGGAGGGGTTAGAGGTTATCATGAGCTTTAAAGGGGAGGGTTACATTGGTGTGAAAGTGAACAAGGataacaatttttattatttggtcAATGTCTATTCATCTTGCGACATTGTTAAAAAAAGGATCATGTGGAGTAAGTTGTTGTCTTTGAAAGAAGACTTCAATGATGGGGAATGGATCATAGGTGGGGACTTTAATGCGATAAAGTCAAGGGAAGAAAGGAAAGGAAGAGGAGTCATATCTAATGCTAATGAGGCTATTGAATTTGCGGAATTTATAGATAAAAGCTTGTTGGTGGATGTTCCTTGTAAAGGAAAAAAATTCTCTTGGTATAGCGGTGATGGTAAATCGATGAGTAGATTGGATAGATTTCTTGTGGCGGAGAAAGTGTTGAACGATTGGGGTGTGATTAGGCAAATGGTGGGGGAGAGAGATATTTCCGATCATTGTCCCATATGGTTAGAAGTCGACAACAATGATTGGGGACCTAAACCATTCAAATTCAATAATGAGTGGTTTTCCCATGATTCTTTTTACCCTTTTGTCAAGAATGAGTGGAAAAGCTTCAAAGTGGAAGGTAGAGGGGATTACATCTTGAAacaaaaacttcatcttcttaAAGACCGTCTAAAATGGTGGAATAAGGAGGTTTTTGGTAGAATAGACTTGGAAATTCAAGAAGAGGTGAACGATATAAATCGTGGTGATGAGAGGTTGGAAGTGGAGGGAGAGGATTTCAACCCGGATACTTTGTTTGAAAGGAAGGAAGCAACGAGCCGGTTTTGGATGAAATTGAGAATTAAAGAGAATATGCTAGTGCAAAAAGCTAATTTGAAGTGGTTAAGGGAAGGAGATTCTAATAGTGGTTactttcacaaagttatgaaggagaaaagaagacacaaccatTTAGGCCCCATTAATACTATGGATGGGAGGTTGGATAAGGTTAAGGACATTAAAGAGCATGTGGCTAAGCATTTCTCAAAAAAATTTGAAGAGGAGGAAGGGACGTCGTTGCTTTTAGAAGGCATTAATT
Encoded proteins:
- the LOC131659232 gene encoding uncharacterized protein LOC131659232, whose translation is MHDFVAKSFWNVKGIGFSYSNSTGRSGGLITLWKEEGLEVIMSFKGEGYIGVKVNKDNNFYYLVNVYSSCDIVKKRIMWSKLLSLKEDFNDGEWIIGGDFNAIKSREERKGRGVISNANEAIEFAEFIDKSLLVDVPCKGKKFSWYSGDGKSMSRLDRFLVAEKVLNDWGVIRQMVGERDISDHCPIWLEVDNNDWGPKPFKFNNEWFSHDSFYPFVKNEWKSFKVEGRGDYILKQKLHLLKDRLKWWNKEVFGRIDLEIQEEVNDINRGDERLEVEGEDFNPDTLFERKEATSRFWMKLRIKENMLVQKANLKWLREGDSNSGYFHKVMKEKRRHNHLGPINTMDGRLDKVKDIKEHVAKHFSKKFEEEEGTSLLLEGINFDQICEEDKVWLERPFQEDEINDALKSCGGSKSPGPDGFSFLFIKRCWSFLKEDFLRYFDHFFEGKELSKAVTSSFLALIPKSVNPLSLDDYRPIF